From the genome of Cytobacillus firmus, one region includes:
- a CDS encoding MFS transporter, whose product MEHIENLQSVNSKAKKKSGDDVHNQKWAILSLSSIPLVMTLGNSMLIPVLPEMENKLNISAFQSSMIITVYSIVAIILIPIAGFLSDHIGRKKVIIPSLLIAGIGGLISGWAAWKMADAYWIILAGRALQGVGAAGAAPIVMPLVGDMFKNDDEVSSSLGLIETSNTFGKVLSPILGAFLAGFIWFLPFFSFPVFCTISILLVFFLVKTPNKREEPLPLKKFWSNIKDTFKNNGKWLYAIFLIGAILMFVLFGILFYLSDVLEKTYDIKDVKKGLLLAVPLGALCLSSYLTGKKIKENKILMKWIIFLGTVLVAAATAILSFSNNMWFMISMFLFAGIGIGVALPSLDALITEGIVKEERGTITSLYSSMRFIGVAGGPPAIAILMKHSDQGLFYILSGITILAALAAIIAIKPDANDS is encoded by the coding sequence ATGGAGCACATTGAAAATTTACAATCTGTAAATTCCAAAGCTAAAAAGAAGTCAGGTGATGATGTTCATAACCAAAAATGGGCCATTCTTTCACTTTCTTCAATTCCTCTCGTTATGACACTTGGGAATTCCATGCTGATTCCTGTTTTGCCGGAGATGGAAAATAAACTAAATATTTCTGCATTCCAATCCAGCATGATTATTACCGTTTACAGTATTGTAGCCATTATTTTGATTCCAATCGCAGGCTTTTTATCGGATCATATCGGCCGTAAAAAAGTCATTATTCCAAGTCTTCTCATTGCGGGAATCGGCGGACTGATCTCTGGGTGGGCGGCATGGAAAATGGCGGATGCTTATTGGATCATATTAGCCGGGAGGGCATTGCAGGGTGTTGGGGCAGCCGGCGCGGCACCAATTGTTATGCCTTTGGTTGGGGATATGTTTAAAAATGATGATGAAGTCAGCAGTTCCCTTGGCCTGATTGAAACTTCCAATACTTTTGGAAAAGTTCTATCCCCTATACTTGGAGCGTTTTTGGCGGGGTTTATTTGGTTTTTACCGTTTTTTTCGTTTCCGGTTTTTTGTACGATTTCAATCCTGCTGGTATTCTTTCTTGTAAAAACACCAAATAAAAGAGAAGAGCCGCTTCCGCTAAAGAAATTTTGGAGCAATATTAAGGATACCTTTAAGAACAACGGAAAATGGCTTTATGCTATTTTCTTAATTGGTGCCATTCTTATGTTTGTGCTTTTTGGGATACTTTTTTATTTATCTGATGTGCTTGAAAAGACATACGATATTAAAGATGTAAAAAAAGGGCTTCTCCTGGCTGTACCGCTTGGCGCACTATGCCTTTCGTCCTATCTGACAGGAAAAAAAATAAAAGAAAATAAAATACTAATGAAGTGGATCATATTCTTAGGAACAGTGCTTGTGGCAGCTGCCACTGCAATCTTAAGCTTTTCAAACAATATGTGGTTTATGATCAGCATGTTCCTGTTTGCCGGAATTGGCATAGGCGTTGCATTGCCTTCATTGGATGCACTGATTACGGAAGGAATTGTAAAAGAAGAACGTGGAACCATTACTTCGCTATACAGTTCAATGCGGTTTATCGGCGTTGCCGGCGGCCCGCCTGCCATTGCTATTCTGATGAAGCATTCTGATCAAGGGCTTTTTTATATTTTAAGCGGAATAACCATTCTTGCTGCCCTTGCAGCCATTATAGCAATCAAACCTGACGCAAATGATAGCTAA
- the trpE gene encoding anthranilate synthase component I: MKPTLDGTYIIEELEGDTLTPISIFQRMSGRKKFLLESSLKHEKSGRYSFIGADPVMELKGEGNRTAVTARGKTEVFAEKPLDAVRRLMPEQKHHPFEQFPFCGGAVGYAGYDVIRQYEDIGTIPYDELNVPDVHLMFFEEVAVFDHLEQKVYLVGMPLLEETDESQLREKIQKRKAEIQKGTAGAESEEATLSAFKASISKEDFVEKVNRAKSYIEEGDIFQVVLSQRLKAELTGDPFAFYRKLRVQNPSPYMYYLDFEEYAVAGSSPESLIKAAGNKVITNPIAGTRPRGKSEEEDLQLERDLIEDEKELAEHRMLLDLGRNDLGRVCEFGSVTIEKNMVIERYKHVMHLVSEVGGRLKNPHTSIDALIACLPAGTVSGAPKIRAMEVINELETVKRGIYSGAVGYFSGNGNMDFALAIRTMVIKDGYAYIQAGAGIVHDSIPEKEYEETLHKLKAFLEDKK; this comes from the coding sequence TTGAAACCAACATTAGATGGGACTTATATAATCGAAGAGCTGGAGGGTGACACATTAACACCAATTTCAATCTTTCAGAGAATGAGCGGAAGAAAAAAATTTCTGTTAGAAAGCTCGCTAAAGCATGAAAAATCGGGAAGGTATTCCTTTATTGGTGCAGATCCCGTGATGGAATTAAAAGGAGAAGGAAACCGGACAGCTGTTACTGCCAGGGGAAAAACAGAAGTTTTTGCTGAAAAGCCGCTTGATGCGGTAAGAAGGCTGATGCCGGAGCAGAAACATCACCCCTTTGAACAGTTCCCATTTTGTGGAGGAGCTGTTGGCTATGCAGGCTATGATGTCATCAGACAATACGAAGATATCGGGACGATTCCTTATGACGAGCTGAATGTACCGGATGTCCACCTTATGTTTTTTGAGGAAGTGGCGGTTTTCGATCATCTGGAGCAAAAGGTATATCTCGTAGGCATGCCTTTACTGGAAGAAACAGATGAATCTCAGCTGCGTGAAAAAATACAGAAAAGAAAGGCTGAAATCCAAAAGGGGACAGCGGGAGCTGAATCGGAAGAAGCAACGCTTTCAGCTTTCAAAGCTTCCATATCTAAAGAAGACTTCGTTGAAAAGGTAAACAGAGCCAAATCTTATATTGAAGAGGGCGACATTTTTCAGGTGGTGCTTTCTCAGCGGTTAAAGGCAGAATTGACTGGAGATCCTTTCGCCTTTTACCGGAAGTTAAGAGTTCAAAATCCTTCCCCATATATGTACTACCTTGATTTTGAAGAATATGCCGTTGCAGGTTCATCGCCTGAAAGCCTTATAAAAGCAGCAGGAAACAAAGTAATTACGAACCCAATTGCTGGAACAAGGCCAAGAGGCAAGTCAGAAGAAGAAGACTTACAGCTTGAAAGGGACCTGATAGAAGATGAAAAGGAGCTTGCCGAACACAGGATGCTGCTCGATCTGGGCAGAAATGATCTCGGCCGTGTCTGCGAATTCGGATCGGTCACTATAGAAAAAAACATGGTAATTGAGAGATATAAGCATGTCATGCACCTCGTATCCGAAGTTGGCGGGAGGCTGAAAAATCCCCACACATCGATTGATGCCTTAATTGCGTGTCTGCCTGCCGGAACAGTTTCTGGTGCTCCCAAAATTAGAGCAATGGAAGTCATCAATGAACTTGAAACTGTGAAAAGAGGAATTTACTCAGGAGCAGTCGGCTATTTTTCCGGGAATGGCAATATGGATTTCGCACTGGCTATCAGGACAATGGTGATTAAAGATGGATACGCCTATATACAAGCTGGGGCAGGCATCGTGCATGACTCCATCCCTGAAAAAGAGTACGAAGAAACACTTCATAAATTAAAAGCATTTTTGGAGGACAAAAAATGA
- a CDS encoding DUF2935 domain-containing protein, with protein MAAGFENAAKFEHGFWLQILGDHARFIHDSLSPKEKDSIERANYFIQTFDQLLGRVGVDNLEQLSRRAEQEAKKLREFKLNLIERHLTGKISIHLGPVFINHMVNELEEYMLVLQYLKKGEAPPVFHELHHHLIWLLDAAGHAGAISDNMERVEKKIKKISDGYTKDFEAFYLKAVEMSGFLRTNVESFPALQKFNSDVTLEMSLFMNFLNEIEELELSKEAMGTFAALMADHMYREECYYLSKLAESTQSEKPKCDPAKPRLKE; from the coding sequence TTGGCTGCAGGATTTGAAAATGCTGCAAAATTTGAACACGGGTTTTGGCTGCAGATTTTGGGTGATCATGCACGCTTTATACATGATTCGCTATCACCAAAGGAAAAAGACAGCATTGAACGGGCAAATTACTTTATACAAACTTTTGATCAGCTGCTGGGAAGGGTTGGAGTGGATAATCTGGAGCAATTGAGCCGGAGGGCGGAACAGGAAGCTAAGAAGCTGCGGGAATTTAAATTGAACCTGATTGAACGTCATTTGACAGGGAAAATATCCATTCATCTTGGTCCGGTTTTTATTAACCATATGGTCAATGAGCTTGAGGAATATATGCTTGTCCTTCAATATTTAAAAAAGGGGGAAGCCCCGCCTGTATTTCATGAGCTCCATCACCATTTAATCTGGCTTCTGGATGCAGCTGGCCATGCAGGTGCCATATCGGACAATATGGAACGTGTTGAGAAGAAAATTAAGAAAATCAGTGATGGCTATACAAAGGATTTTGAAGCATTTTATTTAAAGGCCGTAGAAATGTCCGGCTTCCTTCGGACTAATGTTGAATCATTCCCCGCCCTGCAAAAGTTTAACAGCGATGTTACGCTGGAAATGTCTCTGTTTATGAACTTTCTCAATGAAATTGAGGAGCTTGAATTAAGCAAGGAGGCAATGGGGACATTTGCAGCTTTAATGGCAGATCATATGTACCGTGAAGAATGCTATTACCTCTCAAAGCTTGCCGAGTCTACTCAGTCTGAAAAGCCGAAATGTGACCCGGCCAAACCACGGCTTAAAGAATAA
- the trpD gene encoding anthranilate phosphoribosyltransferase, whose product MKTILQRLSERESLTEAEMKEAMDNLFAQDVTDSEIAAFMVSLKTKGETVEEIAGIVKAMRDKSLSFSKKISNVLDNCGTGGDGSSSFNISSTSAFVIAGAGIPVAKHGNRSVSSKTGSADVLEHLGINLNHPPERTEEILEEIGIAFLFAPHVHPNIKRIMKVRKDLRIPTTFNLIGPLTNPVELDHQLLGIYRRDYIEMFAEVLKTLGRKRAVVLNGAGFMDEASLQGENHLAILSDGKVTKKVLHPEEVGLSICSNEAIRGGDSRENAEILMSVLKGEKGARRDTVLLNAGIGIFTGGKAATIQDGINAAKESIDSGAALQKLHQLIEASRSIHKEVI is encoded by the coding sequence GTGAAAACAATACTGCAGAGGTTATCTGAACGGGAGTCATTGACAGAGGCAGAAATGAAGGAAGCAATGGACAATTTATTTGCCCAGGACGTAACGGACAGTGAGATTGCGGCATTTATGGTAAGCCTTAAAACAAAAGGGGAAACAGTTGAAGAAATTGCAGGCATCGTAAAAGCAATGAGGGATAAATCTCTTTCATTTAGTAAGAAGATTTCCAATGTTTTGGATAATTGCGGTACAGGAGGAGATGGCTCAAGCAGCTTTAATATCAGCTCCACTTCGGCCTTTGTGATTGCAGGTGCCGGAATTCCTGTTGCTAAGCACGGCAACCGAAGTGTCTCCAGCAAAACAGGCAGTGCCGATGTTCTGGAGCATTTGGGAATAAATCTAAATCATCCGCCTGAGCGCACGGAGGAAATATTGGAGGAAATCGGAATTGCTTTTCTTTTCGCCCCTCATGTGCATCCGAATATTAAAAGAATCATGAAAGTGCGCAAGGATTTGAGGATACCGACAACCTTTAATCTGATAGGGCCATTGACTAATCCGGTTGAACTTGATCATCAGCTTCTTGGTATTTACCGGAGGGATTATATTGAAATGTTTGCAGAGGTCTTAAAAACTTTGGGAAGAAAGCGTGCAGTTGTTTTAAATGGTGCAGGATTTATGGATGAAGCATCTCTGCAGGGGGAAAATCATCTGGCTATCCTTTCTGACGGGAAGGTAACGAAAAAGGTTCTCCATCCGGAGGAAGTTGGACTATCCATCTGCAGCAATGAGGCGATCAGAGGCGGAGATTCAAGGGAAAATGCTGAAATTCTTATGAGTGTCCTGAAAGGAGAAAAGGGAGCGAGAAGAGATACAGTCCTTCTTAATGCCGGCATTGGAATCTTTACAGGAGGCAAGGCGGCAACAATTCAAGATGGGATAAATGCAGCTAAAGAAAGCATTGATTCAGGAGCTGCCTTACAAAAGCTTCATCAGTTAATTGAGGCAAGCAGAAGCATCCATAAAGAGGTGATATAA
- the trpC gene encoding indole-3-glycerol phosphate synthase TrpC — protein MGTILDQILAEKRKEVIVLKQEIIDATETESKRSFIKRLASGSELAVIAEFKRASPSKGDINTGQNPKDQALFYKKYGADAISVLTDNRFFKGSFADLSAVRETVDLPILCKDFIVDEVQILKAKASGANLILLIAAAMDAERLQELFDFAEDEGLEVLMEVHNEEELEIALKTGAQLIGVNNRNLKTFEVDLSVTEKLAPLIKKAGKFLISESGIKSEDDVRRVIAAGANAILVGEAFMKAENLERLLKAMKLPLQGAVRQ, from the coding sequence GTGGGAACAATTTTAGATCAAATTCTGGCTGAAAAAAGAAAAGAAGTCATCGTGCTGAAACAGGAAATTATCGATGCTACAGAAACCGAAAGCAAACGCTCATTTATTAAAAGGCTTGCGTCAGGCAGCGAACTGGCTGTGATTGCTGAATTCAAAAGAGCCTCACCATCAAAGGGCGATATAAATACCGGACAAAATCCGAAAGACCAGGCATTATTTTATAAAAAGTATGGTGCGGATGCGATTTCCGTTTTAACAGATAATAGGTTTTTTAAAGGCAGCTTCGCTGATCTTTCAGCTGTCAGAGAGACAGTCGACCTTCCTATTCTCTGCAAAGACTTCATTGTAGACGAGGTGCAAATCTTAAAGGCAAAAGCATCAGGGGCAAACCTGATTTTACTCATTGCTGCTGCCATGGATGCAGAACGGCTTCAAGAGCTTTTTGATTTTGCTGAGGATGAAGGCCTTGAAGTATTAATGGAGGTTCATAATGAAGAAGAACTGGAAATCGCGCTGAAAACCGGGGCACAGCTGATCGGAGTCAACAACCGGAATTTAAAAACCTTTGAAGTGGATCTGAGTGTAACAGAAAAACTTGCGCCGCTAATAAAGAAAGCGGGGAAATTTCTGATCAGCGAGAGCGGAATTAAGTCTGAAGACGATGTGCGGCGTGTCATTGCAGCAGGAGCAAATGCCATCCTTGTCGGAGAAGCATTTATGAAAGCAGAGAACCTGGAAAGGCTTTTGAAGGCCATGAAGCTTCCTTTGCAGGGGGCTGTCAGACAATGA
- a CDS encoding GNAT family N-acetyltransferase gives MKIKRLSQCTLEEALTAWNKGFEGYIVPIKMDLQAFVNRMISEGLSPEMSIVVFMHGEPCGIIMNGFREINRRKIAWNGGTGIAPEFRGKGLSAAMMEEVISIYRAERAHTAVLEAIEENERAIKLYKKAGYVITDHLLYLNKKLSHTELGVLKENHLSIKRLYPEQLQSLSIYDSKAAWQCQWQSVKHGEAAVLLNDDGKEEGYILYKRILEAGGRTDRIIIYQLRLNDGNAYDKMTEGILAHLFLAGDDSIDFTAVNISVSNPASKALLELGFEKKAGQVMMEKSL, from the coding sequence ATGAAAATAAAAAGACTTTCCCAGTGCACCCTGGAGGAGGCGCTGACAGCTTGGAACAAAGGCTTTGAAGGATATATAGTTCCCATTAAGATGGATCTTCAGGCATTTGTTAACCGAATGATATCTGAGGGTCTTTCTCCTGAAATGTCGATTGTTGTATTTATGCACGGAGAACCTTGCGGAATCATAATGAATGGGTTTCGGGAGATTAACCGCAGAAAAATAGCCTGGAACGGAGGCACTGGAATCGCCCCGGAATTCCGTGGAAAAGGTCTCTCTGCAGCAATGATGGAAGAGGTAATTAGCATCTATAGAGCTGAAAGAGCCCACACCGCTGTTCTTGAAGCAATTGAAGAAAATGAGAGAGCGATTAAGCTGTACAAAAAAGCAGGCTATGTGATTACCGATCACTTGCTTTATTTAAACAAGAAGCTTTCACATACCGAACTGGGCGTATTAAAGGAAAACCATCTTTCCATTAAAAGGTTATATCCCGAACAGCTGCAGTCACTTAGCATTTATGACAGCAAAGCTGCCTGGCAATGCCAGTGGCAAAGCGTAAAACACGGAGAAGCTGCTGTGCTATTAAATGACGATGGGAAAGAGGAGGGCTACATTTTATACAAAAGAATACTGGAAGCGGGGGGACGAACAGACCGAATCATCATCTATCAGTTAAGATTAAATGATGGAAATGCTTATGATAAAATGACTGAAGGCATTCTCGCTCATCTGTTTCTGGCTGGGGACGATTCTATTGATTTTACTGCAGTTAATATTTCTGTTTCCAATCCCGCCTCAAAAGCTTTACTTGAATTGGGATTCGAAAAAAAGGCTGGACAGGTAATGATGGAAAAATCGCTTTAG
- the trpB gene encoding tryptophan synthase subunit beta: MNAAYTLPDERGHFGTYGGRYVPETLMQAILELEEEYKKAQADESFQKELQGLLKDYVGRETPLYFAENLTKYAGGAKIYLKREDLNHTGAHKINNSLGQALLAQRMGKRKIVAETGAGQHGVATATACALLNLECVIFMGEEDIRRQQLNVFRMELLGAKVVGVQSGSATLKDAVNEALRYWVTNVEDTHYILGSVMGPHPFPMIVRDFQSVIGNETKEQYLEKEGKLPDAVVACIGGGSNSMGMFYPFIKDETVRMIGVEAAGLGTDSEKHAASLTKGTPGVLHGALMYLLQDEHGQIQEAHSISAGLDYPGVGPEHSYLKDSGRAEYESITDEEALEALQLLCKLEGIIPALESSHAVAYALKLAPQMNKNEGLVICLSGRGDKDVETVRARLGGKGK, from the coding sequence ATGAACGCAGCTTATACTTTGCCTGATGAACGGGGTCATTTTGGGACATATGGAGGCAGGTACGTGCCTGAGACACTAATGCAGGCCATTCTTGAATTGGAGGAGGAATATAAGAAAGCGCAGGCTGATGAAAGTTTTCAAAAGGAACTTCAGGGTTTGCTGAAAGACTATGTCGGGAGGGAAACTCCTCTGTATTTTGCAGAAAACCTCACAAAATATGCCGGCGGTGCGAAAATCTATCTTAAAAGGGAAGATTTGAACCATACAGGAGCCCATAAAATCAATAACTCACTCGGCCAGGCTCTATTGGCGCAGCGAATGGGCAAAAGAAAAATCGTAGCTGAGACGGGTGCAGGGCAGCATGGAGTTGCAACAGCAACTGCCTGTGCACTTTTAAATCTTGAATGCGTTATTTTTATGGGTGAAGAGGATATTAGAAGACAGCAGCTGAACGTCTTCAGAATGGAGCTGCTTGGAGCGAAGGTTGTAGGTGTGCAATCAGGAAGTGCCACACTTAAAGATGCAGTCAACGAAGCCCTGCGCTACTGGGTGACAAATGTCGAGGATACCCATTACATTCTAGGTTCAGTCATGGGCCCGCATCCTTTTCCAATGATTGTCCGGGATTTCCAAAGTGTTATCGGAAATGAGACAAAGGAGCAATATCTTGAAAAAGAAGGAAAACTCCCTGATGCAGTTGTAGCCTGCATTGGCGGCGGCAGCAATTCAATGGGCATGTTCTATCCTTTCATTAAAGATGAAACGGTCCGCATGATTGGGGTGGAAGCAGCAGGATTGGGAACAGATAGTGAAAAACATGCTGCCTCTTTAACAAAAGGAACGCCCGGAGTTCTTCATGGGGCATTAATGTATTTGCTGCAGGATGAACACGGACAGATTCAGGAAGCCCATTCCATTTCAGCAGGCCTGGATTACCCTGGAGTAGGTCCGGAGCACAGCTATTTGAAAGACAGCGGAAGAGCCGAGTATGAATCAATCACAGATGAAGAGGCGCTCGAGGCGTTACAGCTATTATGCAAGCTGGAAGGCATTATTCCTGCTTTAGAAAGCTCCCATGCGGTGGCCTATGCATTAAAGCTTGCACCGCAAATGAATAAAAACGAAGGCCTTGTTATCTGTCTATCTGGCAGAGGGGACAAAGATGTAGAAACAGTGAGAGCAAGATTAGGAGGGAAAGGAA
- a CDS encoding alpha/beta fold hydrolase, which translates to MPSFIYEDTKIFYETMGKGVPIIFIHPPAMGRKVFYYQGLLAEHFHVIFPDLSGNGDTAGPEKTVTIQGYAEEIKAVLDHLDIEKAVILGYSSGGIIAQEFALSYPERALGVILSGGFPEVLSETFKYEHILGMYFVKHFPGFLRYIIASSHTNDKKVRDEILEHMKKANHTMWFQFYDRSLHYSCTDRLRNLSVPLLLIYGSRDFVNQHIRSYRRYVSFQAAIIKGVSHQVPTKKWQLFNQVVTGFVQQHFK; encoded by the coding sequence ATGCCGTCATTTATTTATGAGGATACAAAGATTTTTTATGAAACAATGGGCAAGGGAGTGCCGATCATTTTTATACATCCGCCTGCCATGGGGAGAAAGGTATTTTATTATCAAGGTCTGCTGGCAGAGCACTTTCATGTTATTTTTCCTGATTTAAGCGGGAATGGAGATACCGCTGGCCCGGAAAAAACAGTAACTATACAAGGATATGCAGAAGAGATAAAAGCTGTATTAGACCACTTGGATATTGAAAAAGCTGTTATTCTGGGCTATTCATCAGGTGGCATAATTGCTCAGGAGTTTGCCCTCTCATATCCGGAAAGGGCACTTGGTGTCATTCTCTCAGGCGGGTTTCCTGAGGTGTTATCAGAAACCTTCAAATACGAGCATATTCTGGGAATGTATTTTGTGAAGCACTTTCCAGGTTTCCTGCGGTATATAATAGCATCGAGCCATACAAATGATAAAAAAGTCAGAGACGAGATTCTGGAGCATATGAAAAAAGCAAATCACACCATGTGGTTTCAATTTTATGATAGATCCCTTCACTATTCCTGCACCGATCGCCTTAGGAACTTAAGTGTCCCCCTTCTCCTTATATATGGCTCAAGAGATTTTGTTAATCAGCATATAAGGAGCTATAGAAGATATGTCAGCTTTCAGGCAGCCATAATCAAAGGCGTTTCCCATCAGGTGCCAACTAAAAAGTGGCAGCTATTCAATCAGGTCGTAACTGGTTTTGTACAGCAGCATTTTAAATAA
- a CDS encoding putative holin-like toxin, translating to MTVFESIMMMISFSSLIIAVMTFNHKK from the coding sequence TTGACAGTTTTCGAATCGATCATGATGATGATTTCTTTTTCTAGTCTGATCATTGCTGTCATGACTTTTAACCATAAAAAATAG
- a CDS encoding anthranilate synthase component II, whose protein sequence is MILLIDNYDSFTFNLYQYLGELGQEIKVVRNDQITVEEIEKLDPDAIVLSPGPGRPEQAGVIVEVIQQFYRKLPILGICLGHQAIGYAFGAKIEKAKKIMHGKVSKLKHNGSQLFQYMPQPISIMRYHSLIIQSGTLPGSFKVLARSMDDNEIMAIKHEDYSLYGLQFHPESVGTDLGKRILENFLQTIRREEESENNTAEVI, encoded by the coding sequence ATGATTCTGCTGATTGATAATTATGATTCATTCACATTTAACCTTTATCAATATCTGGGTGAGCTGGGACAGGAAATTAAAGTTGTAAGGAATGATCAGATAACAGTCGAAGAAATTGAAAAATTGGATCCCGATGCCATTGTCCTTTCCCCTGGACCGGGACGGCCGGAACAAGCGGGAGTCATTGTTGAAGTGATTCAGCAATTTTACAGGAAGCTTCCTATCCTGGGCATTTGCCTTGGTCATCAGGCAATCGGCTATGCCTTTGGGGCAAAGATTGAAAAAGCCAAAAAAATTATGCATGGCAAGGTGTCTAAACTGAAGCACAACGGATCACAGCTGTTTCAATACATGCCGCAGCCAATAAGCATCATGCGTTATCATTCCTTAATAATTCAGTCAGGAACGCTGCCTGGCAGCTTTAAGGTTTTGGCCCGATCAATGGATGACAATGAAATAATGGCAATCAAGCATGAAGACTATTCATTATACGGCTTGCAGTTCCATCCGGAGTCAGTAGGAACAGACCTTGGAAAAAGGATTTTGGAAAACTTTTTACAAACAATCAGGAGGGAAGAAGAGAGTGAAAACAATACTGCAGAGGTTATCTGA
- a CDS encoding MOSC domain-containing protein has product MREIISLSIGKPRKHSWKSNEEISGIGKEKINSVFLTKEGFLGDGVANTDFHGGPDRAVCLYPFEHYGMWEKEFRKTFSPPSFGENICAGNMLEKDVFIGDTFSLGESVIQITQGRIPCSTISKHNGEDRLLGRIVETCFTGYFFRVLKEGTVTADSVLKLEERKQASVSVLQGNFIMFHDRRNLKAVEELLRIEELASVWREKLEKALL; this is encoded by the coding sequence GTGAGGGAGATTATTTCCTTAAGCATAGGAAAGCCCAGAAAGCACAGCTGGAAAAGCAATGAGGAAATTTCGGGAATCGGCAAAGAAAAAATTAACAGTGTGTTTCTAACGAAGGAAGGTTTTCTGGGGGATGGAGTGGCAAACACTGATTTTCATGGCGGCCCAGACCGTGCAGTGTGCCTATATCCCTTCGAACATTACGGGATGTGGGAGAAAGAATTTAGAAAGACATTCTCTCCGCCCTCATTTGGTGAAAATATTTGTGCGGGAAATATGCTGGAAAAGGATGTTTTTATCGGTGACACCTTTTCTCTGGGGGAATCGGTCATCCAAATAACTCAGGGGCGGATCCCATGCTCCACAATATCAAAGCATAACGGAGAAGATCGGCTTTTAGGCAGAATTGTGGAAACATGCTTCACAGGCTACTTTTTTAGAGTTCTTAAAGAAGGAACTGTAACAGCAGACAGCGTCCTTAAACTCGAAGAAAGAAAGCAGGCAAGTGTATCGGTTCTGCAGGGGAATTTTATCATGTTCCATGACCGAAGAAACCTTAAAGCAGTAGAAGAACTGCTGCGGATTGAGGAGCTTGCAAGTGTGTGGAGAGAAAAGCTTGAAAAAGCATTATTATAA
- a CDS encoding phosphoribosylanthranilate isomerase, with protein MKVKICGIRDISTALSAIESGADALGFVFAESKRKITPEAAGEIIKELPRDVLKVGVFVNETKENIEEIASISGINVIQLHGDETPEFCSLFSLPVIKALSIGSPDDLSKLDEYACEYVLLDSPIGKYRGGNGVSFDWSILNKNSMHDKKIILAGGLNPENVGEGIKAANPYMVDVSSGVETEGKKDLEKIKRFIDNAKRMEREEVK; from the coding sequence ATGAAGGTGAAGATTTGCGGAATTAGAGATATAAGCACGGCGCTTTCTGCCATTGAAAGCGGTGCGGATGCCCTGGGATTTGTTTTTGCTGAAAGCAAAAGAAAAATTACACCCGAGGCGGCAGGCGAAATAATTAAAGAGCTTCCCCGGGATGTTTTAAAAGTCGGAGTATTTGTGAATGAAACGAAAGAAAACATTGAGGAAATAGCCAGTATTTCAGGGATCAATGTCATTCAGCTTCATGGAGATGAAACGCCGGAATTTTGCAGCTTATTCTCTTTACCGGTTATAAAAGCTCTGAGCATTGGCTCACCTGATGATCTATCTAAACTGGATGAATATGCATGTGAATACGTTCTTCTTGATAGTCCAATAGGAAAATATCGGGGGGGCAACGGGGTATCGTTTGATTGGTCGATTCTAAACAAAAATTCAATGCATGATAAAAAAATCATCCTCGCAGGAGGGCTCAATCCTGAAAATGTGGGGGAAGGAATTAAAGCCGCCAATCCTTATATGGTTGATGTAAGCAGCGGGGTTGAGACGGAGGGTAAGAAAGATCTGGAGAAAATAAAAAGATTCATAGACAACGCTAAACGTATGGAGAGGGAGGAAGTAAAATGA